A single genomic interval of Microbulbifer variabilis harbors:
- a CDS encoding ATP-binding cassette domain-containing protein: MINLQGVSLHRGERDLLNGADCRIFPGHKVGIIGANGCGKSTLFKLLLGQLESDAGQVDIPGGWRIAHMAQEVEASDQSALDYVLDGDRELRNLQDQLKKAETSGESDGHKLAELHERMASIDGYSGPARAAQLLDGLGFAHAEQQRPVRSFSGGWRIRLNLARALMCPADLMLLDEPTNHLDLDATLWLEQWLQRFPGTLLIISHDRDFLDAVVDGIVSFEQQKLVLYSGNYSAFERTRAERLAQQQIQYEKQQSERAHMEDFVRRFRAKASKAKQAQSRLKALDRMAQIAPAHVDSPFHFTLPSADKTSNPLIDLRETDIGYADKVVVRKVQLGIQPGRRIGLLGPNGAGKSSLIKTLAGELAPKSGERQCGEHLAIGYFAQHQLEALDGKASPLLHLQRLSPEASEQSLRDFLGGYGFIGDRVFETVAGFSGGEKARLALAILAWQKPNLLLLDEPTNHLDLEMRHALTMALAEFPGAVILVSHDRHLLANTADEFILVANGRAEPYRGDLEDYKQWLLGFNREKRREEKSVESGDNQEKPAEDKKAQRRAAAALREQLKPLTNKLKNIERQMAATEEKLQKVQGKLADEQLYMGGQQDEIARLNKEQTEYREALDLLEMEWLEISEQLEQLRGE, encoded by the coding sequence GTGATTAATTTGCAAGGTGTCTCCCTGCATCGAGGCGAGCGCGACCTGCTAAACGGTGCAGACTGCCGTATATTCCCCGGCCACAAGGTGGGAATTATCGGCGCGAATGGCTGTGGTAAGTCAACGCTGTTTAAGTTGCTACTGGGTCAACTGGAAAGCGACGCTGGACAGGTGGATATCCCCGGTGGCTGGCGAATTGCCCATATGGCCCAGGAGGTGGAGGCTAGCGATCAGTCGGCCCTCGACTATGTACTCGACGGCGATCGGGAACTGCGCAACCTGCAAGACCAGCTCAAAAAGGCTGAAACCAGCGGGGAATCCGATGGCCACAAACTGGCTGAGCTGCACGAGCGTATGGCCAGCATCGACGGCTATAGCGGGCCCGCGCGTGCCGCACAGTTACTCGACGGCCTGGGTTTTGCGCACGCGGAACAACAGCGCCCGGTGCGCAGCTTTTCCGGTGGCTGGCGCATTCGCCTCAATTTGGCTAGAGCATTGATGTGCCCCGCGGATTTGATGCTGCTGGACGAACCCACCAACCACCTGGATCTAGACGCGACCCTCTGGCTGGAACAGTGGTTACAGCGCTTCCCCGGTACCCTGTTAATTATTTCCCATGATCGCGATTTCCTCGATGCAGTGGTTGATGGCATTGTCAGTTTTGAACAGCAAAAACTCGTGCTTTATAGCGGCAACTACAGCGCCTTCGAACGCACACGCGCCGAGCGCTTAGCCCAGCAACAAATACAATACGAAAAACAGCAATCCGAACGCGCCCACATGGAAGACTTTGTGCGGCGCTTTCGCGCCAAGGCCAGCAAGGCCAAACAGGCGCAGAGCCGTTTAAAGGCATTGGACCGCATGGCACAAATCGCCCCAGCCCATGTGGACTCACCCTTTCACTTCACCCTGCCATCTGCAGATAAAACTTCCAATCCGCTGATCGACCTGCGCGAAACTGATATCGGCTACGCCGACAAAGTGGTCGTGAGGAAAGTACAACTGGGTATTCAGCCCGGCCGCCGTATCGGCCTGCTCGGTCCCAATGGCGCGGGTAAGTCATCGCTAATTAAAACCCTTGCCGGCGAGCTTGCTCCCAAGAGCGGTGAGCGCCAATGTGGCGAACATCTGGCTATTGGCTATTTTGCCCAACACCAGCTCGAAGCTCTGGATGGCAAGGCCTCTCCTTTATTACACCTGCAACGACTGAGTCCCGAGGCCAGTGAGCAATCTCTGCGCGACTTCCTCGGCGGATACGGCTTTATTGGCGACCGGGTCTTTGAAACCGTAGCCGGCTTCTCTGGTGGAGAGAAGGCCCGCCTGGCATTGGCGATCCTCGCCTGGCAAAAACCCAACCTACTACTGCTCGACGAGCCCACCAACCACCTAGACCTGGAAATGCGCCATGCTCTTACCATGGCCCTGGCTGAGTTCCCCGGTGCGGTTATTTTGGTATCCCATGATCGCCATCTACTCGCCAATACCGCCGATGAATTTATTCTGGTCGCAAATGGTCGTGCGGAACCCTATCGCGGTGACCTCGAGGACTACAAACAGTGGCTATTGGGTTTTAACCGGGAAAAGCGGCGTGAGGAAAAATCAGTAGAAAGCGGTGATAATCAGGAAAAACCTGCAGAAGATAAAAAGGCCCAACGCCGTGCCGCTGCCGCCTTGCGAGAACAACTAAAACCCCTGACCAATAAATTAAAAAATATTGAGCGGCAAATGGCCGCAACAGAGGAAAAACTTCAAAAAGTTCAAGGCAAGTTGGCCGATGAGCAACTCTACATGGGAGGTCAGCAAGATGAAATTGCACGTCTCAATAAAGAGCAAACCGAATATCGCGAAGCTCTCGACCTTCTGGAAATGGAGTGGTTGGAAATTTCTGAGCAACTTGAGCAATTGCGCGGGGAGTAA
- a CDS encoding outer membrane beta-barrel protein, translating into MGKCHTSISILCGAVLLFSVSNVSADFVGTLNLYANGGKYWFNSDRLNGTPFHGLTLQDTTGGGGGLGFNMTNYWAMEGVVDYFIVGVDDFPEKLEIYNYHLDLLYQFGGQFCGDFCWQPYVAFGVGEMRINYDKAPKKRYRRYYTDEDGIERYDCKYRYKHGYKYPDWHPYRRYLCNWHDRQTMVNLGLGIKYSLGPRWQARADVRLFQGVDHGGLDGFASVAIGYQWIEYPDFWYDEDADGIIDATDQCPQTPVGVDVGPDGCPMDIDFDGVPAYIDQCPNTPVGTAVDEYGCIRR; encoded by the coding sequence ATGGGTAAATGCCATACTTCCATTTCAATCCTCTGCGGTGCTGTATTGCTTTTTTCTGTCAGCAATGTTTCGGCCGATTTTGTCGGTACCCTCAATCTCTATGCCAATGGCGGTAAATACTGGTTTAACAGTGACCGTTTAAACGGAACCCCTTTTCACGGATTGACTTTGCAGGATACCACCGGTGGCGGTGGTGGCCTGGGATTTAATATGACCAACTACTGGGCGATGGAGGGGGTGGTCGATTACTTTATTGTTGGAGTGGATGATTTTCCCGAAAAACTCGAGATTTACAATTACCACCTGGACCTCCTCTACCAATTTGGTGGGCAATTCTGTGGTGATTTTTGTTGGCAGCCATATGTGGCTTTTGGCGTTGGCGAGATGCGCATTAATTATGATAAAGCGCCGAAAAAACGTTACAGGAGATATTACACGGACGAGGATGGGATAGAACGTTACGACTGTAAATATCGGTATAAACACGGTTATAAATATCCTGACTGGCACCCCTACCGGAGATATCTGTGCAACTGGCATGATCGCCAAACCATGGTCAATCTCGGTCTGGGGATAAAATATAGCCTCGGTCCCCGCTGGCAGGCCCGTGCGGATGTGCGACTTTTTCAGGGGGTGGATCACGGTGGGTTGGATGGTTTTGCCAGCGTTGCGATTGGCTACCAGTGGATCGAGTACCCGGACTTTTGGTACGACGAGGATGCGGACGGGATTATCGATGCAACCGATCAGTGCCCACAGACCCCGGTAGGTGTTGATGTTGGCCCCGATGGCTGCCCCATGGATATCGACTTTGATGGCGTGCCGGCCTATATCGATCAGTGCCCGAATACACCAGTCGGCACCGCCGTGGATGAATATGGCTGTATTCGCAGATAG
- the trmB gene encoding tRNA (guanosine(46)-N7)-methyltransferase TrmB produces MQDESAEEFPYRTEYKKKSIRSYVIRAGRMTEGQRRAFDTYWGKYGLSLFDGPLNPVEAFGREAPLVLEIGFGMGDSLLAMAQAEPDKNFIGIEVHPPGVGRLINNAGKAGIDNLKIYMADAVDVLNDCIGDGILDRFQLYFPDPWHKKKHHKRRIVQPQFVRLICSKLKTGGVMHMATDWQNYAEHMLEVLQAESLLENTSSNDDYVERPEWRPETKFERRGQRLGHGVWDLVYRRLPGEAPALASSEETVEKPSKPAPEVE; encoded by the coding sequence ATGCAAGACGAATCCGCGGAAGAGTTTCCCTACCGCACCGAGTACAAGAAAAAATCTATCCGCAGCTACGTGATTCGTGCGGGGCGGATGACTGAGGGGCAGCGCCGCGCCTTTGATACTTACTGGGGAAAATATGGTCTGTCGCTCTTCGATGGCCCTCTGAATCCAGTTGAGGCATTTGGCCGTGAGGCTCCGCTTGTGTTGGAGATCGGTTTTGGTATGGGCGACTCACTGCTTGCCATGGCCCAGGCCGAACCGGATAAGAATTTTATTGGTATTGAGGTGCATCCTCCCGGTGTGGGTCGGCTGATTAACAATGCCGGTAAAGCCGGGATTGATAATCTCAAAATTTATATGGCCGATGCGGTGGATGTTTTGAATGACTGCATTGGGGATGGCATTCTGGACAGGTTCCAATTGTATTTTCCCGATCCCTGGCATAAGAAGAAGCACCATAAGCGCCGCATCGTGCAGCCGCAGTTTGTGCGCCTGATTTGCAGCAAGCTGAAAACCGGCGGTGTTATGCATATGGCTACGGATTGGCAGAATTATGCCGAGCATATGCTGGAAGTGTTGCAAGCAGAGTCACTGCTGGAAAATACCTCCTCCAATGATGACTATGTCGAGCGTCCAGAGTGGCGCCCGGAAACCAAGTTTGAGCGCCGCGGCCAGCGCCTTGGGCACGGTGTCTGGGATCTAGTGTACCGCCGCCTGCCCGGAGAAGCTCCCGCCCTGGCGTCGAGCGAAGAGACAGTTGAAAAGCCTTCCAAGCCAGCACCGGAGGTCGAATAA
- a CDS encoding DUF423 domain-containing protein, which translates to MAKVYLLLATLFGASGVALGAFGAHGLRGKVAEPLLEAYKTGVQYQMIHALALLAVALLIQNWGERQSLTLSGAFFVFGLVFFSGSLYALTLGGPRWLGPITPIGGLLMIAGWVTLFIAAVNTPK; encoded by the coding sequence ATGGCTAAAGTTTACCTTCTACTCGCCACATTATTTGGCGCCAGTGGCGTTGCTCTCGGTGCCTTTGGTGCACACGGCCTGCGTGGCAAGGTCGCCGAGCCGCTATTGGAAGCCTACAAGACCGGTGTGCAGTACCAGATGATCCACGCCCTGGCGCTATTGGCTGTGGCGCTGCTGATACAGAATTGGGGAGAACGTCAGTCACTCACTCTGAGCGGCGCTTTCTTTGTATTTGGCTTGGTGTTTTTTTCCGGTAGTCTCTACGCCCTTACCCTGGGTGGGCCGCGTTGGCTGGGGCCGATTACACCGATTGGTGGGTTATTGATGATCGCCGGCTGGGTGACACTGTTTATTGCCGCCGTGAATACCCCCAAATAG
- the rpoH gene encoding RNA polymerase sigma factor RpoH — protein sequence MGTSLQPVHTLSPGANLGAYIQTVSSFDVLSAEEEKRLAEDLYYREDINAARQLVMSHLRFVVHIAKSYSGYGLNQSDLVQEGNVGLMKAVKRFNPEKGVRLVSFAVHWIKAEIHEFILRNWRIVKIATTKAQRKLFFNLRGQKKKLAWLSNDEAKAVAKDLNVDVAQVHEMEGRLAAHDAAFDAGVDDDDDTAWQAPAHYLEDRSYDPAAQLERDNWQETSFNSLANAMEQLDERSRDIIQARWLSEEKSTLHELADKYGVSAERIRQLEKNAMKKVRAAMEA from the coding sequence ATGGGAACCAGCCTACAGCCAGTGCATACGCTGTCTCCGGGCGCCAACCTGGGAGCTTACATCCAGACCGTCAGCAGCTTCGATGTGCTGTCCGCGGAGGAAGAAAAGCGCCTGGCAGAAGACCTCTATTATCGCGAAGATATTAACGCGGCCCGCCAACTGGTCATGTCCCACCTGCGCTTTGTCGTACATATTGCCAAGTCTTATTCTGGCTATGGACTCAACCAGTCGGATCTGGTGCAGGAAGGCAATGTTGGTCTGATGAAGGCGGTTAAACGCTTTAACCCCGAGAAAGGGGTACGTTTGGTCTCCTTTGCGGTGCACTGGATCAAAGCGGAAATTCACGAATTTATCCTGCGCAACTGGCGCATCGTGAAGATCGCTACCACCAAGGCACAGCGCAAGTTGTTCTTCAACCTGCGTGGTCAGAAGAAGAAACTGGCCTGGCTGAGCAACGATGAAGCCAAGGCGGTGGCTAAAGATTTGAATGTAGATGTCGCCCAGGTCCATGAGATGGAGGGCCGCCTTGCCGCTCATGATGCCGCATTTGATGCGGGGGTGGACGACGATGACGACACCGCCTGGCAAGCGCCGGCACACTACCTGGAAGACCGCAGTTATGACCCGGCAGCTCAGCTGGAGCGGGATAACTGGCAGGAAACCAGCTTCAACAGCCTGGCCAATGCTATGGAGCAGCTCGACGAGCGCAGCCGCGATATTATCCAGGCGCGCTGGCTGAGCGAGGAGAAATCCACTCTGCACGAGCTGGCAGATAAATACGGAGTCTCCGCCGAACGTATCCGTCAGCTGGAGAAGAACGCCATGAAAAAAGTGCGTGCGGCTATGGAGGCCTGA
- the ftsX gene encoding permease-like cell division protein FtsX: protein MKHTQSRAQRPASSGIEKRPRSSGAVAARTGISDRWQSWLDHHRQVARESLRRFFATPMASAMTALVIAIALALPAALQLGLANFQRAVAGWDGQPQISVFLNKRAQKTAVDSFAAKLRSDPAIAEVTYISPEAALAEFEQASGLGDLLVGLDANPLPAVLLLRPRDTHNSEKLQRIVDNLQEHALSDSVVLDLAWVQRLTQLTELGQRMSAGLALLLALGVILVVVNTIRLHIESRREEILVVKLVGGTNAFVRRPFLYSGLCYGAFGGLLAWALLLGAVLLLSGPISGLSSSYGSNYSLVGPGFSYFVGLIGGAALLGLLGAWLAAGRHLREIEPS, encoded by the coding sequence GTGAAGCACACCCAGTCTAGAGCCCAGCGCCCGGCGAGCAGTGGCATTGAAAAGCGCCCGCGTAGCAGTGGCGCAGTGGCTGCTCGCACCGGTATTTCGGATCGCTGGCAGTCCTGGCTCGACCACCATCGCCAGGTAGCGCGGGAATCCCTGCGTCGTTTTTTCGCTACGCCCATGGCTAGTGCTATGACCGCCCTGGTGATCGCTATCGCCCTGGCTCTGCCCGCCGCTTTGCAACTTGGGTTGGCAAATTTTCAGCGCGCTGTGGCCGGCTGGGATGGCCAGCCGCAGATTTCAGTATTTCTCAATAAGAGAGCGCAGAAAACGGCAGTAGACTCCTTCGCCGCCAAACTGCGCAGCGACCCGGCCATCGCAGAGGTGACTTATATTTCTCCGGAAGCGGCGCTGGCGGAATTCGAGCAGGCTTCCGGGCTCGGCGACCTCCTGGTGGGGCTCGATGCCAACCCTCTGCCGGCAGTATTGCTGCTGCGCCCGCGAGATACCCATAACAGCGAAAAATTGCAGCGCATTGTGGATAACCTACAGGAGCACGCCCTGAGTGATTCGGTGGTGCTCGATCTGGCCTGGGTGCAGCGCCTAACCCAGCTGACGGAGCTGGGGCAACGGATGTCCGCAGGGCTCGCGCTGCTGTTGGCGCTGGGGGTTATCCTGGTGGTGGTCAATACGATTCGCCTGCACATTGAGAGCCGCCGAGAGGAAATCCTGGTGGTAAAGCTTGTGGGTGGCACAAACGCTTTTGTGCGCAGACCTTTCCTCTACAGTGGTCTCTGTTATGGGGCTTTTGGCGGACTGCTGGCATGGGCTCTGTTACTGGGGGCGGTGTTGCTATTGTCCGGGCCGATCTCAGGCCTCTCCTCTAGCTACGGCAGTAATTACAGCCTAGTGGGGCCCGGTTTCAGCTATTTTGTTGGCCTTATCGGTGGCGCTGCTTTGCTTGGGCTGCTGGGGGCCTGGCTGGCGGCGGGTCGTCACTTGCGCGAGATCGAACCCAGCTGA